One Polaribacter sp. SA4-12 genomic window carries:
- a CDS encoding nitric-oxide reductase large subunit yields the protein MKKIWIAFISVVVLSFAVLIWVGTEVYQKQPPIPEKVVVKDTDEVFYTIEDIQIGQNVWESIGGMEVGSIWGHGSYVAPDWSADWIHREAVFMLDLWAKKDFNKKYDDLDVENKAAIKARLIKDIKTNTYNSATKTIIISQERVAAINNNIQHFSDIFSKGNERYAIPEGALTDEVKLKQLNAFFFWTSWAASTNRIGKEYTYTSNWPHEPLIDNNITDGSIIWSGLSIVLLLVFIGILSFYYLRNHEKGESLTKPDSDPLQNMKLVKSQTAVLKYFFVISLLIGLQVILGIITVHYTVEGQSFFGFDLAKYLPYSVSRTWHTQLAVFWIAATWLATGLFLAPMISKKEMKYQLFGINFLFVALIVIVLGSMLGEWLGVHQFLDLTTNFFFGHQGYEYMDLGRFWQIFLGIGLVLWVVMVSRHILYAIRKNDESKHLLIILLISVMAIGMFFFSGLMYGENSSLPVINYWRWWLVHLWVEGFFEVFATVVIAFIFSRMEIISAKTAGRVSIASASIFLAGGIIGTLHHLYYSGTPVQAIALGATFSALEVVPLTLMGFEIRENWNLLKSKKWIQNYKWPIFFFISVSFWNFLGAGVFGFLINPPIALYYIQGLNTTAVHAHTALFGVYGMLGMGFIIICLRFYSDRAWSNTKLKRAFWFLNIGLIAMMVFSMLPIGIIQAYTSITEGYSFARESDLLYSPTIQTLKWMRMIGDILFSIGIYYFCWFTIEEVIYNYKRKK from the coding sequence ATGAAGAAAATTTGGATTGCTTTTATAAGTGTAGTTGTACTCTCTTTTGCAGTACTAATTTGGGTAGGAACAGAAGTCTATCAAAAACAGCCACCAATTCCAGAAAAGGTAGTAGTTAAAGATACAGATGAAGTTTTTTATACAATTGAAGACATACAAATAGGTCAAAATGTTTGGGAATCTATTGGAGGTATGGAAGTGGGTTCAATTTGGGGACATGGAAGTTATGTAGCACCAGATTGGTCTGCAGATTGGATTCATAGAGAAGCTGTTTTTATGCTAGATTTATGGGCCAAAAAAGATTTCAATAAGAAATACGACGATTTAGATGTTGAGAATAAGGCAGCTATAAAGGCTCGTTTAATAAAAGATATTAAAACGAATACGTATAACTCTGCAACAAAAACAATTATAATTTCTCAAGAAAGAGTTGCTGCAATAAATAATAATATTCAACATTTTAGCGACATATTTTCTAAAGGGAATGAAAGATATGCTATTCCTGAAGGAGCTTTAACAGATGAAGTTAAGCTAAAGCAATTAAACGCTTTTTTCTTTTGGACTTCTTGGGCTGCAAGTACTAACAGAATAGGTAAAGAGTATACATATACTTCTAACTGGCCACATGAACCTTTAATAGATAATAATATTACAGATGGTTCTATAATTTGGTCTGGTTTATCAATTGTATTGTTACTTGTTTTTATTGGAATCTTATCATTCTATTACTTGAGAAATCACGAAAAAGGAGAATCTCTTACAAAACCAGATTCAGATCCATTACAGAATATGAAATTAGTGAAATCTCAAACAGCAGTATTAAAATACTTCTTTGTAATTTCTTTATTAATTGGTTTACAAGTCATTTTAGGAATTATAACGGTTCATTATACTGTAGAAGGACAAAGTTTCTTCGGTTTCGATTTAGCAAAATATTTACCTTATTCTGTAAGTAGAACTTGGCATACACAATTGGCTGTTTTTTGGATTGCTGCAACTTGGTTAGCAACAGGATTATTTTTAGCGCCAATGATTTCTAAAAAAGAAATGAAATACCAACTTTTCGGAATCAACTTCCTTTTTGTTGCATTAATCGTTATTGTACTAGGTTCTATGTTAGGAGAATGGTTAGGAGTTCATCAATTTTTAGACTTAACAACCAACTTTTTCTTTGGTCACCAAGGATATGAATACATGGATTTAGGTAGATTCTGGCAAATATTTTTAGGAATCGGTCTTGTTTTATGGGTTGTAATGGTTAGTAGACATATTTTATATGCAATTAGAAAAAACGACGAATCTAAACACTTATTAATTATTCTATTAATATCTGTTATGGCAATTGGTATGTTTTTCTTCTCTGGATTAATGTATGGAGAAAACAGTAGTTTACCAGTAATTAACTATTGGAGATGGTGGTTAGTTCACCTGTGGGTAGAAGGATTCTTCGAAGTTTTTGCAACGGTAGTGATCGCGTTTATTTTCTCTAGAATGGAAATAATTTCAGCTAAAACTGCTGGTAGAGTTTCTATTGCTTCTGCATCTATATTTTTAGCAGGTGGAATTATCGGTACTTTACACCATTTATATTATTCTGGTACGCCAGTTCAAGCTATCGCTTTAGGAGCAACATTTAGTGCTTTAGAAGTTGTGCCTTTAACTTTAATGGGATTTGAAATTAGAGAAAATTGGAACCTCTTAAAAAGCAAAAAATGGATTCAGAATTATAAATGGCCAATTTTCTTCTTTATCTCTGTTTCTTTTTGGAACTTCTTAGGAGCCGGAGTATTTGGTTTCTTAATTAATCCACCAATTGCATTGTACTATATTCAAGGTTTAAATACAACAGCAGTTCATGCACATACCGCTTTATTTGGTGTTTACGGAATGTTAGGAATGGGCTTTATTATTATCTGTTTACGTTTTTATTCTGATAGAGCTTGGAGCAATACAAAACTAAAAAGAGCTTTTTGGTTTTTAAATATCGGTTTAATAGCAATGATGGTATTTAGTATGTTACCCATAGGAATTATACAAGCGTATACTTCTATCACAGAAGGATATTCTTTTGCAAGAGAATCAGACCTTTTATACTCACCAACAATACAAACATTAAAATGGATGAGAATGATTGGAGATATCCTCTTTTCTATAGGAATCTATTATTTCTGTTGGTTTACAATTGAAGAAGTAATCTATAATTACAAAAGGAAAAAATAA
- a CDS encoding cupin domain-containing protein, translating into MITASITKNITYKEDKPTITLLMETETTKEIRVVMRKGQEMKEHSAPKPIVIEMFEGEINFGVNKKVLNLKKGDLIALDANLPHDLVCTEDAIVRLTLAKADSIKRVNDVVS; encoded by the coding sequence ATGATTACAGCTTCAATAACAAAAAACATCACCTATAAAGAAGATAAGCCAACAATAACGTTGCTTATGGAAACTGAAACTACTAAAGAAATAAGAGTAGTGATGCGCAAAGGACAAGAAATGAAAGAACATTCTGCACCAAAACCAATTGTTATAGAGATGTTTGAAGGTGAAATTAATTTTGGTGTCAATAAAAAAGTATTAAATCTTAAAAAGGGAGATTTAATTGCATTAGATGCAAATTTACCCCATGATTTAGTATGTACAGAAGATGCTATTGTAAGATTAACATTAGCAAAAGCAGATTCAATAAAAAGAGTAAACGACGTAGTCTCTTAA
- a CDS encoding RrF2 family transcriptional regulator, with the protein MFSKTCEYGLRAVIFIAQQTKSEKKVGITTISEAIDSPQAFTAKILQQLTKNKITQSIKGPTGGFFIDKTKLKTITLSNIVEVLDGDTIYTGCGLGLHECNDNKPCPLHFKFIAIREELKKMLESTTLLELSEDKNLQNYYLKN; encoded by the coding sequence ATGTTTTCAAAAACGTGTGAATATGGCTTAAGAGCTGTTATTTTTATTGCTCAACAAACTAAATCAGAAAAGAAAGTAGGTATTACTACTATTTCTGAGGCAATAGATTCTCCACAAGCTTTTACTGCAAAGATTTTGCAACAACTGACAAAGAATAAAATTACACAATCTATTAAAGGTCCAACTGGAGGTTTCTTTATTGATAAGACAAAATTAAAAACAATTACGTTAAGTAATATTGTTGAGGTTTTAGATGGCGATACTATTTATACAGGTTGTGGCTTAGGTTTACACGAGTGTAATGATAACAAACCATGTCCTTTACACTTTAAGTTTATAGCAATTAGAGAAGAACTAAAAAAAATGCTAGAAAGCACAACATTATTAGAACTTTCTGAAGATAAAAACCTTCAAAACTATTATCTAAAAAACTAA
- a CDS encoding winged helix-turn-helix domain-containing protein → MKQKNLSIFLLLVITSFFIWGFANPQEDENDFSERVKVNLRAIGNQLLLSQQDSLSLILPITKIEDFKYKISFEKTLSIEPSTLVNIIKNVFDKTMLSKNYRVEVIDVLSKEVAYSYEVNTKKEKTLISCVGRVLPENNYSIEVKFLDQKKSESNYNFLFYILIVLLLALYYKKYFSAKKTTELEKTASEKATTLGSFQFYPEQNKLIKKAIEIPLSKKECELLAIFVANPNMVIKREELTKKVWEDNGVFVSRSLDTYISKLRKKLKEDASIQLINIHGVGYKLEIK, encoded by the coding sequence ATGAAACAAAAGAACCTTTCTATATTTTTACTTTTAGTGATAACTTCGTTTTTTATTTGGGGTTTTGCAAATCCACAAGAGGACGAAAACGACTTTTCAGAACGCGTAAAAGTCAATTTAAGAGCCATTGGAAATCAGTTGCTATTATCTCAACAAGATTCTTTATCGTTAATTTTACCAATTACAAAAATTGAAGATTTTAAGTACAAAATTTCTTTTGAAAAGACGCTATCAATTGAACCAAGCACATTGGTAAACATTATAAAAAATGTTTTTGATAAAACAATGCTTTCTAAAAATTATAGAGTTGAAGTTATTGATGTTCTGTCTAAAGAAGTTGCCTATAGTTATGAAGTAAACACTAAAAAAGAGAAGACATTAATTTCTTGTGTTGGAAGAGTTTTACCTGAAAACAACTATTCAATTGAGGTAAAGTTTTTAGATCAAAAAAAATCAGAATCTAACTATAACTTTCTTTTTTACATTTTAATTGTATTGTTATTAGCTCTGTATTACAAGAAATATTTTTCAGCTAAGAAAACAACTGAACTTGAAAAAACTGCATCAGAAAAAGCAACTACTTTAGGAAGTTTTCAATTTTATCCAGAACAAAATAAATTGATAAAAAAAGCAATTGAAATACCGCTTTCTAAAAAAGAATGTGAGTTGTTAGCAATCTTTGTTGCAAACCCAAATATGGTTATTAAAAGAGAAGAGTTAACCAAAAAAGTGTGGGAAGACAATGGTGTTTTTGTGAGTAGAAGTTTAGATACTTATATTTCTAAACTCCGTAAAAAATTAAAAGAAGACGCATCTATACAACTTATAAATATTCATGGAGTTGGTTATAAATTAGAGATAAAATAA
- the ppk2 gene encoding polyphosphate kinase 2 yields MNKATSNNDKKNKFNYDKELAKLHIELVHLQEWVKSQGLKVVIIFEGRDASGKGGTIKRFTEPLNPRICKVVALGVPTEREKTQWYFQRYVQYLPAAGEIVLLDRSWYNRAGVEKVMGFCTNDEYDEFLRSCPEFERMLVRSGTVVLKYWFSVSDEEQERRFKNRISNPLKRWKFSPMDLESRSRWLEYSKAKDQMFAHTDTKQVPWFVVDSDNKKKARLNCISHVLSKIPYEKIDVKPIELPPLPDGKAYVRPPMDYQTFVPEKF; encoded by the coding sequence ATGAATAAAGCTACTTCTAATAACGATAAAAAAAATAAATTTAATTACGATAAAGAACTTGCAAAACTGCATATAGAATTAGTCCATTTACAAGAATGGGTTAAAAGTCAAGGATTAAAAGTAGTTATCATTTTTGAAGGAAGAGATGCTTCTGGAAAAGGAGGAACTATAAAACGGTTTACAGAACCTTTAAACCCTAGAATTTGTAAAGTAGTTGCTTTGGGTGTACCTACAGAAAGAGAGAAAACACAATGGTATTTTCAACGATATGTTCAATATTTACCTGCTGCAGGCGAAATAGTTTTGCTTGATAGAAGTTGGTATAATAGAGCAGGTGTAGAAAAAGTAATGGGTTTTTGTACAAATGATGAATATGATGAGTTTTTACGTTCTTGTCCAGAATTTGAACGCATGTTAGTTAGATCTGGAACTGTTGTTTTAAAATATTGGTTTTCTGTAAGTGATGAAGAACAAGAGAGACGCTTTAAAAACCGTATTTCGAATCCTTTAAAAAGATGGAAATTTAGTCCGATGGATTTAGAGTCTCGTTCTCGTTGGTTAGAATATTCTAAAGCTAAAGATCAAATGTTTGCTCATACAGATACCAAACAAGTTCCTTGGTTTGTTGTAGATTCTGATAATAAAAAGAAAGCAAGATTAAATTGTATTAGTCATGTTTTAAGTAAAATACCTTATGAAAAAATAGACGTAAAACCGATAGAACTTCCTCCTTTACCAGACGGAAAAGCCTATGTGCGTCCACCAATGGATTATCAAACATTTGTGCCAGAAAAATTTTAA
- a CDS encoding carboxymuconolactone decarboxylase family protein yields the protein MSTFNVPTKNEVSENNQAIFNQLEKGLGFVPNLYAAFAHSETALGNFLAIGSGKTSFSAKEKEVINLAVSQVNECVYCLSAHTAIGKMNGFTEAQILELRAGEASFDSKLDALAKFSRSVAINRGAATPEAVENLYAAGYTKGNLADSIILIGEITITNYFHKTTDVAVDFPVAQALEVATI from the coding sequence ATGAGCACATTTAACGTACCAACAAAAAACGAAGTATCAGAAAACAACCAAGCAATTTTTAATCAATTAGAAAAAGGATTAGGTTTTGTACCAAATTTATACGCAGCGTTTGCACATAGTGAAACTGCATTAGGTAATTTTTTAGCAATCGGAAGCGGAAAAACAAGCTTTTCAGCAAAAGAAAAAGAAGTAATTAATTTAGCGGTAAGTCAAGTAAACGAATGTGTTTATTGTTTATCTGCGCACACTGCAATAGGTAAAATGAATGGTTTTACAGAAGCACAAATCTTAGAATTAAGAGCTGGTGAAGCTTCTTTTGATTCAAAATTAGATGCTTTGGCAAAATTTTCTAGAAGTGTTGCTATTAACAGAGGAGCAGCAACACCAGAAGCAGTTGAAAACTTATATGCTGCAGGATATACAAAAGGAAACTTAGCAGATTCAATTATTTTAATAGGAGAAATTACAATTACAAATTACTTTCATAAAACAACAGATGTTGCAGTAGATTTTCCTGTAGCACAAGCATTAGAAGTAGCAACTATATAA
- a CDS encoding plastocyanin/azurin family copper-binding protein produces the protein MKKLIAVVVVVVVIVLGFAFNTSAQEVKTVSLEQTKGEFTQKQITLSEGTYIFEIANNNVGHNVGFVLAPKSGVKAHIKNAYVKEQVKNNTKQTSKTVTLTKGEYVYFCPLNPTPQYTLIVE, from the coding sequence ATGAAAAAATTAATAGCAGTAGTAGTAGTAGTAGTAGTAATCGTATTAGGTTTTGCATTTAACACAAGTGCACAAGAAGTAAAAACAGTTTCTTTAGAACAAACAAAAGGTGAGTTTACGCAGAAGCAAATTACCTTATCTGAAGGAACGTACATTTTTGAAATTGCAAACAACAATGTTGGTCATAATGTAGGTTTTGTTTTAGCTCCAAAATCTGGTGTTAAAGCGCATATTAAAAACGCTTATGTAAAAGAACAAGTTAAGAATAACACAAAGCAAACTTCTAAAACGGTAACGCTTACAAAAGGAGAATATGTTTATTTCTGTCCTTTAAACCCAACACCACAATACACATTAATAGTTGAATAA